Sequence from the Streptomyces peucetius genome:
CATCGGCGCCGCACCGGGGAAGTAGCCGGCGCGGCTCGTCGACTCGATCGTGGCCGTCACGTACTGCAGGCCCACCTCCCGGGCGTCCTTCTCGCGCAGGCCCGTGCGGGCGATCTCCAGGTCGCAGACCTTGCTGACCGCCGTGCCGACCACGCCCGGGAACGTGCCGTAGCCGCCGCCCGCGTTCGCGCCGATGATCTGGCCGTGCTTGTTGGCGTGGGTGCCGAGCGCGATGTGGCGTTCGCGGCCGGAGACGAGATCCAGGACCTCGACGCAGTCGCCGCCCGCCCAGATGTCGTCGTGGCCGCGTACCCGCATCGCCAGGTCGGTGAGCAGCCCGCCGTGACGGCCCAGCGGCAGGCCCGCCGCGCGGGCGAGGGTGGTTTCCGGCTCGACGCCGAGGCCGAGGACGACCACGTCCGCCGGGTACTCGGCGTCGTCGGTCGCGACCGCCCGGGCCCGGCCGTCGTCGCCGGTCAGGATCGCGGTGACGGCCGTGCCGGAGACCGTCGTGATGCCCATGCCCGACATCGCCTCGTGGACCAGCCGGCCCATGTCCGGGTCGAGGGTGGCCATGGGCTGCTCGCCGCGGTTGACGACCGTGACCTCGTAGCCGTGCTTGAGCAGCGCCTCCGCCATCTCGACGCCGATGTATCCGGCGCCGACGACGACCGCGCGCCGCCCGGCGGCGCGGTCGAGGGTGTCCAGCAGCGCCTGGCCGTCGTCGAGGGTCTGCACACCGTGCACGCCCGGCGCGTCGATGCCGGGCAGCGCGGGACGGACCGGGCGGGCGCCGGTCGCGATGACCAGTTTGTCCCAGCCGGTCCAGGCGTCCTCGCCGGTCTCCAGGTCGCGCGAGCGCACCCGCCGGCCCGCGACGTCGATCTCCGTGACCTCGGTGCGCATCCGCAGATCGATGGACCGCTTGCGGTGCTCCTCGGGCGTCCGCGCGATCAGTTCGTCGCGCTCGCCGACGTCGCCGCTCACCCAGTACGGGATGCCGCACGCCGAGAACGAGCTGAAATGGCCGCGTTCGAACG
This genomic interval carries:
- a CDS encoding FAD-dependent oxidoreductase; the encoded protein is MTTTERPATERLVIIGGDAAGMSAASQARRMKGPDELEIVAFERGHFSSFSACGIPYWVSGDVGERDELIARTPEEHRKRSIDLRMRTEVTEIDVAGRRVRSRDLETGEDAWTGWDKLVIATGARPVRPALPGIDAPGVHGVQTLDDGQALLDTLDRAAGRRAVVVGAGYIGVEMAEALLKHGYEVTVVNRGEQPMATLDPDMGRLVHEAMSGMGITTVSGTAVTAILTGDDGRARAVATDDAEYPADVVVLGLGVEPETTLARAAGLPLGRHGGLLTDLAMRVRGHDDIWAGGDCVEVLDLVSGRERHIALGTHANKHGQIIGANAGGGYGTFPGVVGTAVSKVCDLEIARTGLREKDAREVGLQYVTATIESTSRAGYFPGAAPMTVKMLAERRTGRLLGVQIVGREGAAKRVDIAAVALTAGLTVEQVTALDLGYAPPFSPVWDPVQVAARKATAAVRAGG